A stretch of the Calypte anna isolate BGI_N300 chromosome 5, bCalAnn1_v1.p, whole genome shotgun sequence genome encodes the following:
- the TSSC4 gene encoding protein TSSC4 isoform X1, producing MSASRQGTKFAGCLENFLLLFLGLCQRPSWSPNLKMGDQDGAEPFLGPVAGGAMDCEGALPSDTVSLSDSDSDDLGSTEEAEVDTISPEEPSVEDGDYRPGKTPDSSDSSHKSPVQPFHLRGMSSTFSLRSQSIFDCLEEAAKLSVPSLPEDNVVDGRFKRPLPPTTGSSHVAPESVGKQGKPGLAPKTSPAVPDYVAHPERWTKYSLDGVSESTDKTNRAVAMEFLEGLKKRGEEQSSATQDSYTPYFNQDPSSCGAGRIVFTKPIKRGVDGLEKKASSGEDDKKHMKTDLKGKSLKKTDDLREDDKVELGHLDSGSGKATEEEEECMMAGDLNTEGKLSARFSGKGEEPLETVGFHCSKKKNRKNFRPKVDNEDEKEES from the exons ATGAGTGCTTCAAGACAAG GCACTAAATTTGCTGGTTGCTTGGAAAActttttgctgctcttcctgGGCCTTTGTCAAAGACCTTCCTGGAGCCCTAACTTGAAGATGGGAGATCAGGATGGAGCTGAGCCCTTTTTGGGGCCAGTGGCTGGAGGTGCCATGGACTGTGAAGGAGCTCTGCCCTCGGACACCGTGTCGCTCAGCGACTCCGATTCCGATGATTTGGGCTCCACGGAGGAAGCAGAAGTTGACACAATATCTCCTGAGGAGCCCTCTGTAGAGGATGGGGATTACAGACCAGGGAAGACCCCTGACTCTTCAGACAGCAGTCACAAATCTCCTGTCCAGCCATTCCATCTGAGGGGCATGAGTTCCACGTTCTCTCTCCGTAGCCAGAGCATTTTTGATTGCCTGGAAGAGGCAGCCAAGTTGTCTGTACCCTCACTGCCTGAAGATAATGTTGTTGATGGGAGGTTTAAACGTCCATTGCCTCCAACCACAGGTTCCAGTCATGTGGCTCCAGAAAGTGTGGGAAAGCAAGGCAAACCTGGGCTGGCTCCCAAAACTTCTCCTGCAGTGCCTGACTATGTGGCACACCCAGAGCGTTGGACCAAATACAGCCTGGATGGAGTTTCAGAGTCTACTGACAAGACTAACAGGGCAGTGGCCATGGAATTTCTAGAGGGTttgaagaaaagaggagaggagcaaAGCTCAGCTACTCAAGATAGCTACACCCCATATTTCAACCAGGACCCCTCcagctgtggagctgggagGATTGTCTTCACCAAACCAATAAAAAGGGGTGTTGATggactggaaaagaaagcatcaTCAGGGGAGGATGATaagaaacacatgaaaacagatctgaaaggaaaatctcTTAAGAAAACTGATGACTTGAGGGAGGATGATAAGGTAGAGCTGGGGCACTTAGACAGTGGAAGTGGAAAAgcaacagaggaggaggaggagtgcaTGATGGCAGGGGACCTGAATACAGAAGGTAAGCTTAGTGCAAGGTTTAGTGGAAAAGGTGAAGAGCCACTGGAAACAGTTGGATTCCATTGCAGTAAgaagaagaacaggaaaaatttcCGACCTAAAGTAGACAATGAAGATGAGAAGGAAGAATCCTGA
- the TSSC4 gene encoding protein TSSC4 isoform X2: MGDQDGAEPFLGPVAGGAMDCEGALPSDTVSLSDSDSDDLGSTEEAEVDTISPEEPSVEDGDYRPGKTPDSSDSSHKSPVQPFHLRGMSSTFSLRSQSIFDCLEEAAKLSVPSLPEDNVVDGRFKRPLPPTTGSSHVAPESVGKQGKPGLAPKTSPAVPDYVAHPERWTKYSLDGVSESTDKTNRAVAMEFLEGLKKRGEEQSSATQDSYTPYFNQDPSSCGAGRIVFTKPIKRGVDGLEKKASSGEDDKKHMKTDLKGKSLKKTDDLREDDKVELGHLDSGSGKATEEEEECMMAGDLNTEGKLSARFSGKGEEPLETVGFHCSKKKNRKNFRPKVDNEDEKEES, translated from the coding sequence ATGGGAGATCAGGATGGAGCTGAGCCCTTTTTGGGGCCAGTGGCTGGAGGTGCCATGGACTGTGAAGGAGCTCTGCCCTCGGACACCGTGTCGCTCAGCGACTCCGATTCCGATGATTTGGGCTCCACGGAGGAAGCAGAAGTTGACACAATATCTCCTGAGGAGCCCTCTGTAGAGGATGGGGATTACAGACCAGGGAAGACCCCTGACTCTTCAGACAGCAGTCACAAATCTCCTGTCCAGCCATTCCATCTGAGGGGCATGAGTTCCACGTTCTCTCTCCGTAGCCAGAGCATTTTTGATTGCCTGGAAGAGGCAGCCAAGTTGTCTGTACCCTCACTGCCTGAAGATAATGTTGTTGATGGGAGGTTTAAACGTCCATTGCCTCCAACCACAGGTTCCAGTCATGTGGCTCCAGAAAGTGTGGGAAAGCAAGGCAAACCTGGGCTGGCTCCCAAAACTTCTCCTGCAGTGCCTGACTATGTGGCACACCCAGAGCGTTGGACCAAATACAGCCTGGATGGAGTTTCAGAGTCTACTGACAAGACTAACAGGGCAGTGGCCATGGAATTTCTAGAGGGTttgaagaaaagaggagaggagcaaAGCTCAGCTACTCAAGATAGCTACACCCCATATTTCAACCAGGACCCCTCcagctgtggagctgggagGATTGTCTTCACCAAACCAATAAAAAGGGGTGTTGATggactggaaaagaaagcatcaTCAGGGGAGGATGATaagaaacacatgaaaacagatctgaaaggaaaatctcTTAAGAAAACTGATGACTTGAGGGAGGATGATAAGGTAGAGCTGGGGCACTTAGACAGTGGAAGTGGAAAAgcaacagaggaggaggaggagtgcaTGATGGCAGGGGACCTGAATACAGAAGGTAAGCTTAGTGCAAGGTTTAGTGGAAAAGGTGAAGAGCCACTGGAAACAGTTGGATTCCATTGCAGTAAgaagaagaacaggaaaaatttcCGACCTAAAGTAGACAATGAAGATGAGAAGGAAGAATCCTGA